Genomic segment of Candidatus Micrarchaeia archaeon:
TGCGCTTTCATTCACTGCGGCAGGGGACAAAAGCCTTCGCGAGGGATTGGAAAGGGCGTACAACCTTTGCTCTGACTTGGGGATGGTGGCAAGGAGCTTCCTCAATAATCCAGAAAGCATAGGGAAGTTCCGCATAGAGCCTTTCAAGCCGATACGGCCTGCGCTTGCCGAGCGTCTGGCGACCCCGGAGGACATATTCGCGAAATTGGGCGAATGCGCAATTGAGAACAAATTCGACGGATTCAGGATGCAGGTGCACAAGAGAGGAAAGAGCGTTGAGATATATTCGAGGAAGCTTGAAAAAATCACGTTCATGTATCCGGACGTCGTGGAGGCTGTGCGCGCGATAAAGGCAGGGGAAATTATATTTGAAGGCGAAGCGCTCGCGTTCAACGAAAAGAAGAACAGGTTCTACTCGTTCCAGGAAACGATGCATAGGAGGAGGAAGTATGGAATCGGGGAAAGCGCGAGGGAATACCCGCTTTACGTTTACGCGTTCGACATTTTGTATCTGGACGGGTATGATTATACGCAGAGGAGCTACTCCGAACGCAGGGAGGCATTGGAAAACATATTTCCGAGCGGACTGTTCAGGGTTTCGGAAAAGAGGATTGCGAAGAGCAGCGGGGATATAGAAGAGGCGTTTGCGCATTCGCTCGAGCAGGGGCTTGAAGGCATAATGGCTAAGGATTTGAACGCGCCATATGTTGCGGGAGCGAGGAAATTCGCGTGGATAAAGCTCAAGAAAAGCTATGGGAAATCGGTGGATACTGCGGATGTTGTCATAGTGGGCTATTATCTGGGGAGGGGGCAGAGGGCTGAATTCGAGTTCGGCGGACTGCTGGGAGCAGTGTACAACACCGAGAGCGGAAAGCTGGAAACGATTGCGAAGATAGGCTCGGGCTACAGCGAGGGGGAGATGCGCAGTCTGGAGGAAATGCTCTCGGAAATAAAAACCCCTGAGCCGCCCGTTGATTTGGATTGGAAAATAAAGCCGGATTTCTGGGTGAAGCCCAAGTACGTGGTGGAGGTTGCGTTCGATGATATAACGCTGAGCCCCACGCACACCTGCGGAATGAGGAGGGACAAGGGGTACGCGCTCAGGTTTCCGCGCATGATGAGGATGAGGGCTGACAAGGACGCGAAGGAAGGCACTACCACGCAGGAAGTGATAGAGATGTACCAGGTAATGAAGGGGAAAAAATAATTCCGCGTTTTTTCAGACGAGCTTGAGCCCGCGTATTCCGTCGAAGCTGGCGCGGTCTTTTGTGAAAAGCAAGACGTTGTTGGCGATGCACATGGCTGCGTTGAGCGTGCTCTTGGTGCTGCGCGTGTTGCCGTGGCGCAAATCCTCCTTTATTATGCGGGCCGCGGCCTCCGAAGCACTCGTATCCAAATCCATAACTGAAACGTAATTGAGGAATTCTGAAACCACGTCCTGCTTTTCCACCGCGCACCGCAGCTCGAAAAGAGTGAGCGAGGTTATGCACATGTCCTCGGTTGAGTACATCTTTATCTTCTGCTTCGTGTTCTCGTCCCCTGTGAGAAAGTCGAAAACCACGTCGGATGAAAGACAAATCTTGGTTCCAGCCATGTGAATCTACCTGGTGCGCCCGGGCATCTAGAATCCCCTCCGCATCCTGTCCAGCAGCCTGCGATCCACATCTTCCCTGCTTACTGAACCTGAGAGCACGAACATGTTCGTGTTTTTTCTGCGCTCCTGGTTCTCGACGCTGAGGAGGTATTCTATCGCCTCTGAAAAGCTCATCTGCTTGTCCCTTTTCACTCTGAAAAGCCCTGCATAAACGTCGTCGCGTATAGTGATTACTTTTACCATGTTAAAACCTCATGGGTTGCGGTTTTTCTTTGGGGTGAAACCCTCAGACCTTTCTTTTTCCCAAAAAGAAAGGGATATGGGGCATAAACGTCGTCGCGGATGGTGATTACTTTTACCATATCATCTCCTACTTAGTCGCAGTATCTGGTGTTTATGGAGCCGGGTCGCTCCGATTAAAGACATTTAGTAAATACATTTAAAAGTTTAATCTATGAGAACAGGGATAGAGTTGTAGATGATTGAACAAATTATGAAATGTTATCCGACGTAAAAATCAAGTTATTTAAATGAAACTCAAGACTAACGACACAGGCGAACCAGGTGATTGAGAATGGATGACTTAATAAGATCTGTGACAGGGGAAAGCAGCGCGAGCGCAAGCTCGAATACGGATGCGGACAGCTCGGACCAGATTAAAATAGTGACGGTCGGAGTGGGCGGCGGTGGAAACAACACCATAAACAGGCTCATAAAGAGCGGCGTGAAAGGCACTGAGCTTGTGGCAATAAACACGGACAAACAGCACCTTAACGTTATGCACGAAAGGGCGAAGAAAGTGCTCATCGGAAAGAGCATAACCAAGGGATTGGGCGCTGGCGGCTACCCTGAGATAGCTGCAAAAGCGGCTGAGATAGACAGGGCGGTCATAGAGAAGGAAATAGACGGGGCGCACCTCGTATTCGTTTGCGCGGGCATGGGCGGCGGAACCGGCGGCGGAGCGACCCCGATTGTGGCGCAGATTGCGAAGGAGCAGGGCGCGATAGTTGTTGCGATGGTCACTTATCCGTTCGCTCTCGAAAGGGCGAGGAAGAAGAGGGCTGATGAATGCATTGCAGCGCTCAAGAAATACTGCGACTCGGTAATCATACTGGACAACAACAGGCTCGTGCAATTGGTCCCGAATCTCCCGATGCAGGAAGCGTTCGCGGTTGCGGACGAGATTCTCTCGAGGGCGATAAGCGGGCTTGTATGGACCATTACCCAGCCGTCGCTGATTAACATAGACTTCGCGGACGTGAGGGCTATCATGCAGGGCGGAGGAGTCGGGTTCATCGCGGTCGGCGAAGGAAAAGGAACCGACAAGGTGCGCGCGGCTGCCGAAAGCGTGGTCAAGAACAGGCTGCTTGACGTGGAATTCGAGGGTGCGAAAGGCGCGCTCATCCACATATCAGGCGGAAGCGACCTTACGCTCGGAGACGCGATAAAGGCCGGCGAAATAATCACCGAGAGGATGGACGCGGAAGCGAACGTGAAGTGGGGCGCGAGGATACTGCCCAACTATGAGGGCAAGCTCGAAATCGTTGCCATTGTCACGGGCGTGAAAGGCGCTTCCATCGGCGGCTCGTCTTACCAGAGCGAAGATGAAATGAGCGCGAGCCACCTTTATGCGGGAGACCTTGAGGTCCTCGCATAATTTTTTATTTTTCTTTTTAATTTTCTCTTTCTTATTTTTCTACGCTCCTATTCTATTTCTGATTTCGAGTGACGAGTTTGTTATGTAACTATAGTTACATAGCCACTGGAAAGCACCCCATCATTTTCTTTTTAAAGCGCAGCAATGCCCCATTCTAGCAGGTGACCAACATGGAAATGAATACGCAAACAGTAAGGAAGCTGGTGTCCCTGGGATACATGGCAAAGGAGAATGAATTGGACATGGACGACGTGCTGGAGATGGTGGAGAAAGGCTTCATCGCAATCCAGCCGCAGAGGCAGATGGTGCTGGCCTGATTCGAAACATCAGATTGGAAAAACGAATCAGACAACAATAAATCAGATGTTTTTCATTTCCTTGAGCATTTTCTCGAATTCCTTCATGCCAGCGGGACTATGGA
This window contains:
- a CDS encoding ATP-dependent DNA ligase: MLFSMLASAFEEVEKRSGRLEMTDLLAKMYGDAEPEEARKITYLIQGILAPPYEGIDLGMGERFAVQAISSATGYAVKKVDADYRKLGDLGLVAEALLSKKKQQALSAREMSASYVYDSMLRISKSAGAGSQDMKVKLLAEMLNNSTPQEGKFIVRFVTGQLRLGVGDATILDALSFTAAGDKSLREGLERAYNLCSDLGMVARSFLNNPESIGKFRIEPFKPIRPALAERLATPEDIFAKLGECAIENKFDGFRMQVHKRGKSVEIYSRKLEKITFMYPDVVEAVRAIKAGEIIFEGEALAFNEKKNRFYSFQETMHRRRKYGIGESAREYPLYVYAFDILYLDGYDYTQRSYSERREALENIFPSGLFRVSEKRIAKSSGDIEEAFAHSLEQGLEGIMAKDLNAPYVAGARKFAWIKLKKSYGKSVDTADVVIVGYYLGRGQRAEFEFGGLLGAVYNTESGKLETIAKIGSGYSEGEMRSLEEMLSEIKTPEPPVDLDWKIKPDFWVKPKYVVEVAFDDITLSPTHTCGMRRDKGYALRFPRMMRMRADKDAKEGTTTQEVIEMYQVMKGKK
- a CDS encoding type II toxin-antitoxin system VapC family toxin, with the protein product MAGTKICLSSDVVFDFLTGDENTKQKIKMYSTEDMCITSLTLFELRCAVEKQDVVSEFLNYVSVMDLDTSASEAAARIIKEDLRHGNTRSTKSTLNAAMCIANNVLLFTKDRASFDGIRGLKLV
- a CDS encoding antitoxin VapB family protein, which codes for MVKVITIRDDVYAGLFRVKRDKQMSFSEAIEYLLSVENQERRKNTNMFVLSGSVSREDVDRRLLDRMRRGF
- the ftsZ gene encoding cell division protein FtsZ; translation: MDDLIRSVTGESSASASSNTDADSSDQIKIVTVGVGGGGNNTINRLIKSGVKGTELVAINTDKQHLNVMHERAKKVLIGKSITKGLGAGGYPEIAAKAAEIDRAVIEKEIDGAHLVFVCAGMGGGTGGGATPIVAQIAKEQGAIVVAMVTYPFALERARKKRADECIAALKKYCDSVIILDNNRLVQLVPNLPMQEAFAVADEILSRAISGLVWTITQPSLINIDFADVRAIMQGGGVGFIAVGEGKGTDKVRAAAESVVKNRLLDVEFEGAKGALIHISGGSDLTLGDAIKAGEIITERMDAEANVKWGARILPNYEGKLEIVAIVTGVKGASIGGSSYQSEDEMSASHLYAGDLEVLA